From the Chthoniobacterales bacterium genome, one window contains:
- a CDS encoding ATP-binding protein has product MKKTIKKLRHRLTHEGRLTWLTLGAAAPAAIVALILLWFGDHTAKVQWTLTLFIAGAALTFIMNAREHIVRPLQTMTNLLAALREGDYSIRARGARADDALGEALMEINALGETLRLQRLGAFEATALLRTIMAEIDVAVFTFDPDRRLRLVNRAGEDLLGHPMDKLLGRRSKDLGLEVCLDADQDAPLTLTFPGGAGRWGVKRSSFRERGLPHELLVLTDLSRTLREEERNAWQRLVRVIGHEMNNSLAPIKSIAGSLETLIRRDPPPADWRDDARSGLNIIATRAESLSRFMQAYARLARLPSPLKEPVNLGELVKRVASLETRIAVRVVEGAEVMVEADAAQLEQLLINLLHNAAEAALETAGTVTAGWRDLAECVEVFVRDTGPGIMNPTNLFVPFFTTKPGGSGIGLALSRQIAEAHGGSLTLANRAGPGCEALLRLPK; this is encoded by the coding sequence ATGAAGAAAACGATCAAGAAGCTGCGGCACCGCCTCACGCACGAGGGCCGGCTGACCTGGCTTACGCTTGGCGCGGCGGCTCCGGCCGCGATCGTGGCCTTGATTCTTCTCTGGTTCGGCGATCACACCGCCAAGGTGCAATGGACCCTGACGCTTTTCATCGCCGGGGCCGCGCTGACTTTCATCATGAATGCGCGGGAACACATCGTTCGGCCTTTGCAGACGATGACCAATCTCCTGGCGGCGCTCCGTGAGGGTGACTATTCCATCCGGGCCCGCGGTGCCCGGGCCGATGACGCGCTCGGCGAAGCGCTCATGGAAATCAACGCGCTTGGCGAGACCCTGCGTTTACAGCGGCTGGGCGCGTTCGAGGCGACCGCGCTGCTTCGCACCATCATGGCGGAGATCGACGTGGCGGTTTTCACTTTCGATCCCGATCGCCGGCTCCGCCTGGTAAACCGGGCGGGCGAAGATTTGTTAGGCCATCCGATGGACAAGCTGCTCGGCCGCCGATCGAAAGATCTAGGGTTGGAAGTCTGCCTGGATGCCGACCAGGACGCGCCGCTTACCCTGACCTTTCCCGGCGGCGCCGGGCGCTGGGGCGTCAAGCGCAGCTCCTTTCGCGAACGTGGTTTGCCGCACGAACTACTGGTGCTGACCGACCTGAGCCGGACCCTGCGCGAGGAAGAACGCAACGCGTGGCAGCGCCTCGTCCGCGTGATCGGCCACGAAATGAACAATTCGCTGGCGCCGATCAAATCGATCGCCGGCAGCCTCGAGACCCTCATTCGCCGCGACCCGCCGCCAGCGGACTGGCGCGACGATGCGCGCAGCGGTTTGAACATTATCGCGACTCGCGCCGAATCGCTCAGCCGATTCATGCAAGCGTATGCGCGGCTGGCGCGACTGCCCTCTCCGTTGAAGGAGCCGGTCAATCTCGGGGAGCTGGTGAAGCGGGTGGCCAGCCTGGAAACGCGGATCGCCGTTCGTGTCGTGGAGGGGGCAGAAGTGATGGTCGAGGCTGACGCGGCGCAATTGGAACAATTGCTCATCAACCTGCTGCATAACGCCGCGGAAGCTGCGCTCGAAACCGCCGGCACAGTCACGGCGGGATGGCGCGACCTGGCGGAGTGCGTGGAAGTTTTCGTCCGCGACACCGGACCGGGCATTATGAATCCGACGAATTTGTTCGTGCCGTTTTTCACCACGAAACCGGGCGGCTCGGGAATCGGTTTGGCGCTGAGCCGGCAGATCGCGGAAGCGCATGGGGGATCGTTGACGCTGGCTAATCGCGCAGGGCCGGGATGTGAAGCCTTACTTCGGCTGCCGAAATAG
- a CDS encoding sigma-54 dependent transcriptional regulator, whose translation MSRILIADDQNDVLEALRILLKGEGHQTEAVTSLAGIFQALEKKDYALLIMDLNYTRDTTSGQEGLEVIPKIQALDNTLPIVVMTAWATIDLAVEAMKRGARDFIPKPWDNDRLMAVVRTQIELAGALRKGRRLEAANQLLRGNAPNIIAESPRMRPVLEIISRVAPSDANVLITGENGTGKGLVARAIHALSNRASHTMITVNMGGLSEGIFESELFGHVKGAFTDAKTDRAGRFELADESTLFMDEIANVPMNQQAKLLRVIETGEFERVGSSKTLKANVRIISATNANPHEEVAQGRFRQDLLFRLNTIEIALPPLRERREDIMPLANNFLRQHAKRYRKTLTGFEEKARDVLMQHHFPGNVRELDHVIERAVLMTQGQQVKANDLGLTSGISDTPRLEDMSLEEVESFLIKKALSRFDGNARKAAEALGLSRSAFYRRLQQYGL comes from the coding sequence ATGAGCAGGATTCTGATTGCGGATGACCAGAACGATGTCCTGGAGGCATTGCGCATTTTGCTCAAGGGGGAGGGGCACCAGACGGAGGCGGTGACGTCGCTCGCGGGGATTTTTCAGGCGCTGGAGAAGAAGGATTACGCGCTCCTGATCATGGACCTGAATTACACCCGGGACACGACCTCGGGGCAGGAGGGGCTGGAGGTGATCCCGAAAATCCAGGCGCTCGATAATACGCTGCCGATCGTGGTGATGACGGCGTGGGCGACAATCGATCTGGCGGTGGAAGCGATGAAGCGCGGCGCGCGCGATTTCATTCCGAAACCGTGGGACAACGATCGTCTGATGGCGGTGGTGCGGACGCAAATCGAGCTGGCGGGAGCGTTGCGGAAAGGACGACGGCTCGAGGCCGCGAATCAATTGTTGCGCGGCAACGCGCCGAACATCATCGCGGAATCGCCCCGGATGCGGCCGGTGCTGGAGATTATTTCGCGGGTGGCGCCGTCGGACGCGAACGTGCTCATCACGGGGGAAAACGGGACGGGCAAGGGACTGGTGGCGCGGGCGATCCACGCCCTGTCGAACCGCGCCTCGCACACCATGATCACGGTGAACATGGGCGGGTTGTCGGAGGGAATTTTCGAGAGCGAACTTTTCGGGCACGTAAAAGGGGCGTTTACCGACGCGAAGACGGACCGGGCGGGACGCTTCGAGCTGGCGGACGAGAGCACGCTCTTCATGGATGAGATCGCGAACGTGCCGATGAACCAGCAAGCGAAGCTGCTGCGGGTGATCGAGACCGGCGAGTTCGAGCGAGTGGGTTCTTCGAAAACGTTGAAGGCGAACGTGCGGATCATCTCGGCAACGAATGCGAATCCGCATGAGGAAGTAGCCCAGGGACGTTTCCGCCAGGACCTGCTCTTCCGGCTGAATACGATCGAAATCGCACTGCCGCCGTTGCGGGAGCGGCGGGAAGACATCATGCCGCTGGCCAACAATTTTCTCCGCCAACACGCAAAGCGATATCGGAAAACGCTGACCGGTTTCGAAGAAAAAGCGCGCGACGTTCTGATGCAGCACCACTTTCCGGGCAACGTCCGGGAGCTGGATCACGTCATCGAGCGCGCCGTCCTGATGACGCAGGGCCAGCAAGTGAAAGCGAACGATCTTGGCCTAACAAGTGGAATTTCAGACACGCCGCGTCTGGAAGACATGAGCCTGGAGGAAGTGGAATCTTTCCTGATCAAAAAAGCGCTCTCGCGTTTCGACGGCAACGCGCGGAAAGCGGCGGAAGCGCTGGGCCTGAGCAGGAGCGCGTTTTATCGGCGCTTGCAACAGTATGGTCTTTAG
- a CDS encoding tetratricopeptide repeat protein, with the protein MPATENQRLAFRDKFRSLHYEAFQSWFEELMRAVHSVGDFQAVRKTQGDGGLDGFVISSQMVYAVYAPARRKEDRDSETAAKIRTDFEKAATTLAGRLKTWVFVHNHPEGKLGKRSTTAVAELRRLHPPIGISVLGINELWEKLAELPADRLRQLFGEFPQSEPRWRSPDPEIPARIKKLLDAAKALADADRFTEAIPILKKALSAAIRSKHELAEAKIRIRIGHALFEGREDYAGAQEHFRRVLELAGESPSTIRHAALHGLADMLLWAGKLDEAEAVIHNSLEIAKVLGDQDAAARSLISLALLERSLGRAETAETHLGDAIRTFHQFALTLKGEKRQKNAHVLAVCYQNKAQLKRDDGKLEEALALYAKVEELHRESGDRLNSGKLHLLTGRLYCANADAESGFQSFKRAMEMFLELNNTLWIARTTASVARLFAQHERWEEAAKAALAAKNGFEEANAGEELVESLLFAADVFAQLVKAGFRENVRKQIYDLCKSAPEALKAQVAAKITGQMDRVHAEIDEKVRTDEAIGGFISDARTLAEKEGLHEELAECLLAEIRLLTRKEDKEQRQQILEAAIAVLKKALDATSVPKRRGHLMGELSALFRRLGSRRESMLWLRRAGEIFEQSGDVFGLANFHGSLAELHRENGSLEDEIAAHKRVLELTEGRSFHHLAAGTRINLAASLRFSGDFDNALALLAEAEAICERHRIKDFIPAIARNRSDIETEQRAGQAAAHTLPQMLCSLQQLVRYKPENTVAYLAFWYFAWKTELMAVLRAGPGISLMLVTDDVSQFMEFAAKFSNLADHFLMATTRKPTVAAEEQVLPIPPAWRFPASFPFLGIRQVKAQSTEEEPNAQAEVDAGPPTVRLSGPATMLPPYMFVSVPSKVPGEGHVSALSVPRLPQEAIDLMTRRPIRELVRRRALWFPSPRFDSKDVFLTDLRVAHERDVFPVYYNRLPSSDAVTAIAAVAIPIPASVLKTGGHKLADKWKRALLKITRLGKDEARMALLDLPDALSNDTGSEAASLLEVHLFEFTEIARKVIRPAILVRGRMVSPQPKS; encoded by the coding sequence ATGCCTGCGACCGAAAACCAGCGCCTCGCTTTCCGCGATAAGTTTAGAAGCCTTCACTACGAGGCTTTCCAGTCGTGGTTCGAAGAACTTATGCGGGCGGTCCATTCGGTGGGGGACTTTCAAGCCGTGCGAAAAACGCAGGGCGACGGTGGACTCGACGGCTTCGTCATCAGTTCACAAATGGTTTACGCCGTTTATGCTCCGGCCCGGAGAAAAGAAGACCGAGACTCTGAGACTGCGGCAAAGATACGGACAGATTTTGAGAAGGCTGCCACGACACTAGCAGGCAGACTGAAAACTTGGGTATTCGTCCACAATCATCCTGAGGGCAAACTCGGAAAGCGATCGACAACCGCGGTGGCCGAGCTCAGACGCCTGCATCCTCCTATCGGGATCAGCGTGCTCGGCATTAACGAGCTGTGGGAAAAGCTGGCAGAGCTGCCGGCCGACAGACTCAGGCAATTATTTGGCGAATTTCCTCAGTCAGAACCCCGCTGGCGTTCGCCGGATCCAGAAATCCCTGCGCGCATCAAGAAGCTATTAGACGCGGCAAAAGCCCTTGCGGACGCGGATCGCTTTACCGAGGCGATTCCAATTCTTAAAAAGGCATTAAGTGCTGCGATTCGCTCGAAGCACGAATTGGCTGAAGCCAAAATTCGAATCCGGATTGGCCACGCCCTATTTGAAGGACGTGAGGACTACGCGGGAGCGCAAGAGCATTTCCGCAGGGTTCTCGAATTGGCCGGAGAATCACCGTCTACAATACGCCACGCCGCGCTGCACGGTCTTGCTGACATGCTGCTGTGGGCTGGAAAATTGGACGAGGCAGAGGCGGTCATTCACAACTCGTTAGAAATCGCAAAAGTACTCGGTGACCAGGATGCTGCCGCGCGTTCACTCATTTCACTTGCCCTATTGGAACGGAGTCTTGGCCGCGCCGAAACAGCAGAGACGCATCTGGGCGATGCCATTCGGACTTTTCACCAATTCGCGCTGACGTTGAAGGGCGAGAAGCGTCAAAAAAACGCCCATGTGCTTGCGGTATGCTATCAAAACAAAGCCCAACTCAAACGCGACGATGGCAAGTTAGAGGAAGCTCTTGCGCTCTACGCCAAGGTGGAAGAACTCCACCGCGAGTCAGGTGACAGACTGAACTCCGGCAAGCTTCATCTCCTCACCGGGAGGCTTTATTGCGCAAACGCTGACGCGGAGTCTGGATTTCAGAGTTTCAAGAGGGCGATGGAAATGTTCTTGGAACTGAACAACACACTCTGGATAGCGCGAACCACAGCATCGGTCGCACGACTGTTTGCTCAACACGAACGCTGGGAAGAAGCTGCGAAAGCTGCTCTTGCAGCGAAAAATGGGTTCGAAGAGGCGAATGCAGGAGAGGAGCTTGTGGAGAGTCTCTTGTTCGCCGCAGACGTCTTCGCTCAATTAGTCAAAGCGGGATTCCGCGAAAACGTCCGAAAGCAAATTTACGATCTCTGCAAGAGCGCGCCGGAGGCACTAAAGGCTCAAGTGGCTGCAAAAATCACAGGTCAGATGGACCGAGTTCATGCCGAGATCGATGAGAAGGTGCGAACAGATGAGGCAATCGGTGGTTTTATAAGCGACGCACGGACGCTGGCCGAAAAGGAGGGACTTCATGAGGAACTGGCCGAATGTCTTCTAGCGGAGATCCGCCTGCTGACTCGAAAAGAGGACAAGGAGCAGCGGCAACAAATTTTGGAGGCTGCAATCGCGGTTCTGAAAAAGGCTCTCGACGCGACTAGCGTACCGAAACGTCGTGGTCACCTCATGGGAGAACTCAGTGCGCTTTTTCGCAGGCTTGGAAGCAGAAGGGAATCCATGTTATGGCTTCGGCGCGCTGGCGAAATCTTTGAGCAATCAGGTGATGTTTTCGGGTTGGCCAACTTTCACGGCTCGCTGGCCGAGCTACATAGAGAAAATGGAAGCTTGGAAGATGAAATCGCTGCCCACAAGAGGGTCCTCGAACTGACTGAAGGCAGGTCATTTCACCACCTCGCCGCTGGGACCCGGATTAACCTTGCTGCTTCATTGCGATTTAGTGGCGACTTTGACAACGCACTGGCGCTTCTCGCGGAGGCGGAAGCGATCTGCGAGCGGCATCGAATTAAAGATTTCATCCCGGCGATTGCCAGAAACCGGAGCGATATAGAGACAGAACAGAGAGCTGGGCAAGCGGCGGCGCATACGCTCCCGCAAATGCTTTGCAGTCTTCAGCAGTTAGTGCGGTACAAACCGGAGAATACTGTCGCTTACTTGGCGTTTTGGTATTTCGCTTGGAAGACTGAACTCATGGCCGTCCTTCGTGCGGGGCCCGGGATTTCGCTCATGCTTGTCACGGATGACGTGTCGCAGTTTATGGAATTTGCGGCGAAGTTCAGCAACCTCGCTGACCATTTCTTGATGGCGACGACTCGAAAACCCACTGTGGCGGCAGAGGAGCAGGTTCTCCCAATACCGCCAGCTTGGCGGTTTCCTGCAAGTTTTCCATTTCTAGGAATTCGGCAGGTCAAAGCACAGTCAACCGAAGAAGAACCGAACGCGCAAGCAGAGGTAGATGCCGGACCGCCAACCGTCCGATTGTCTGGCCCGGCAACGATGCTGCCGCCATACATGTTTGTGTCTGTTCCGTCCAAAGTACCCGGAGAAGGGCACGTGTCCGCGCTTAGCGTTCCTCGTCTGCCGCAGGAAGCAATTGACCTCATGACTCGCCGTCCAATTAGGGAGCTGGTTCGCCGCCGGGCCCTTTGGTTTCCGTCGCCGCGATTCGATTCAAAGGATGTCTTCCTGACCGATTTACGTGTCGCTCACGAGCGCGACGTGTTCCCCGTTTATTATAATCGCCTCCCGAGTTCCGACGCAGTGACCGCGATCGCGGCGGTAGCGATTCCGATTCCTGCCTCAGTCTTGAAAACCGGCGGGCACAAACTGGCCGACAAATGGAAGCGTGCGCTTTTGAAAATCACACGACTCGGAAAGGACGAGGCACGGATGGCCCTTCTCGACCTTCCCGATGCGTTATCTAATGATACTGGCAGCGAGGCTGCATCACTTCTCGAGGTCCATCTCTTCGAGTTCACTGAAATTGCTCGCAAAGTGATTCGTCCGGCGATTCTAGTCCGCGGGAGAATGGTGTCGCCCCAGCCTAAGAGTTGA
- a CDS encoding HEPN domain-containing protein: MYYELRQRKNLGRRGALSKANDYLLWLPRATVVSAVGALDAYVHDVLAAYLPALLADEDFMVSELLADAVGTVMPTRKREDVQHSLRFVRAANGPRLLAEEIREKIARFKAFQAPDKVVNAFKILGIPDILSDVAIRWQGPKTTRDDIAARLDRYNKRRNQIAHEADVDTHGEPRAIAPDYSWECKEFIRGLVERIDLCLPK; encoded by the coding sequence ATGTACTACGAGCTTAGACAGCGCAAGAATCTGGGACGTCGAGGAGCCCTCTCAAAGGCGAATGACTATTTGCTGTGGCTGCCTAGAGCAACGGTCGTTTCGGCCGTGGGCGCCCTTGATGCATATGTGCACGACGTACTTGCAGCATATCTACCGGCGCTGCTTGCCGATGAAGACTTTATGGTCTCGGAACTCCTCGCAGATGCGGTCGGAACGGTGATGCCTACAAGAAAACGAGAAGATGTTCAACACAGCCTGCGCTTTGTTCGTGCAGCTAACGGGCCGCGGTTACTCGCCGAAGAAATCCGCGAAAAAATCGCGCGATTCAAAGCATTCCAGGCCCCCGACAAAGTGGTCAACGCATTTAAGATTCTCGGTATCCCAGACATCCTGTCTGACGTCGCTATACGGTGGCAAGGCCCGAAGACGACACGGGACGACATAGCCGCGCGGCTCGATCGCTACAACAAACGCCGCAACCAAATCGCACACGAAGCTGACGTTGATACGCACGGCGAGCCGAGAGCGATCGCACCGGATTATTCCTGGGAGTGCAAGGAGTTCATACGAGGACTAGTTGAAAGAATCGATCTCTGCTTGCCGAAATAG
- a CDS encoding restriction endonuclease, with amino-acid sequence MSETISWQEFEAIVARLQRSFGGDVKVTTNERIFGKLGRKRQVDICIRATVSTEEVLIIVDCKNWSSKPDVNDVAAFAGLMEDVGAHIGIMVSRAGFSETAHSLAKKKNVSLYRYVDTQKHDWLDGIGLRTSALLEIWELTPIAAYFAHADGTKEPIITDEENDFRLSPRQAAVPLGEAIRQMWDVANDPAKRKEGPWTCEVACTTSARPEVVRLGISVNAKLIRGIRSGRLHFEGLVDEPAGQAKVQGWKMVFDGEMKSVGPGDILPKSRTLTIQAKSTFVRTSNAASETFQKLIYTGILELTVTGKKVGLLPVDPN; translated from the coding sequence ATGAGCGAGACGATTAGCTGGCAAGAATTTGAGGCTATTGTTGCCCGGCTTCAGAGAAGTTTTGGTGGCGATGTAAAAGTGACGACGAACGAGCGGATATTCGGCAAGCTCGGTCGAAAGCGCCAGGTGGACATTTGCATTCGTGCAACAGTCTCGACCGAAGAAGTATTGATTATCGTGGATTGCAAGAACTGGAGCAGTAAGCCCGATGTCAATGATGTGGCGGCTTTTGCTGGCCTGATGGAGGACGTTGGCGCACACATCGGAATTATGGTTTCCCGGGCCGGGTTTTCCGAAACGGCGCACTCTCTCGCAAAGAAGAAAAATGTTAGTCTCTATCGATATGTCGATACGCAAAAACATGACTGGTTGGATGGTATCGGCCTAAGAACGTCTGCCCTCTTAGAAATCTGGGAATTGACGCCGATCGCAGCCTATTTTGCCCACGCAGATGGCACCAAAGAACCGATAATAACCGACGAGGAAAACGATTTCCGGTTGTCGCCACGCCAAGCTGCTGTCCCTCTTGGTGAGGCGATAAGGCAAATGTGGGATGTCGCCAATGATCCCGCCAAAAGGAAAGAGGGGCCGTGGACGTGCGAAGTCGCGTGCACAACTTCAGCGCGCCCGGAAGTCGTAAGACTGGGAATATCGGTCAACGCAAAGCTAATCCGAGGCATTCGTTCTGGACGTCTTCATTTTGAAGGACTGGTCGACGAGCCTGCGGGACAAGCCAAGGTCCAAGGATGGAAGATGGTCTTCGATGGAGAAATGAAGTCGGTTGGTCCGGGTGACATCCTTCCGAAGTCGCGAACGCTTACGATCCAAGCGAAAAGCACGTTTGTTCGAACCAGCAATGCGGCAAGTGAGACGTTTCAGAAGCTGATCTATACGGGGATATTAGAACTCACCGTTACGGGTAAGAAAGTAGGGCTTCTTCCAGTCGACCCAAATTAG
- a CDS encoding helix-turn-helix domain-containing protein has translation MPSSPQPTLWRTCRVLASRKRLQMLACLIRHPGQTVSAVAQQTRLSMPAASQYLRALETRGLLTCRRVAKRVEYRPAPATSDSAGAEIVDALRLAFGRGEQPADAIFKLATAFTHPRRIEVFRALKKGAASFAKLQAATHISARALARHLSKLKSRGFVKREKQIWMLNVPRHPLARALARLARG, from the coding sequence GTGCCGTCTTCTCCCCAGCCGACTCTTTGGCGCACCTGTCGGGTGCTGGCCAGCCGGAAACGCCTTCAGATGCTCGCCTGCCTGATCCGCCACCCAGGCCAGACGGTCTCTGCGGTCGCGCAACAGACAAGGTTGTCGATGCCGGCCGCCAGTCAATACCTGCGCGCCTTGGAAACGCGAGGATTGCTCACTTGCCGGCGCGTCGCCAAGCGGGTGGAATACCGGCCGGCGCCAGCCACGAGCGACAGTGCCGGTGCGGAAATTGTCGACGCCCTGCGCCTGGCCTTCGGGCGAGGAGAACAGCCGGCCGACGCGATCTTCAAACTAGCGACGGCCTTCACCCATCCGCGACGAATTGAAGTGTTTCGCGCTTTGAAGAAGGGCGCGGCATCGTTTGCCAAACTGCAAGCCGCGACCCACATCTCGGCGCGAGCTTTGGCCCGGCATCTTTCGAAACTCAAGTCGAGAGGGTTTGTGAAGAGGGAGAAGCAAATTTGGATGCTGAACGTCCCCAGGCATCCGCTCGCCCGTGCCTTGGCCCGTCTGGCAAGAGGATAG
- a CDS encoding tyrosinase family protein, with protein sequence MAPHGNWWFYVWHRGYLGYFEETIRNLSGDPTFAIPYWDWTTLPEIPAAMFDGLLTPRDMGFEPYTGNLGRFTAFAKPALEKYWNSLTPAQKNQLNVRGYTEFELLWNDVTGYSPKNQFGISGNMGYAITCGARYLTRDNPKLDKKTAYDVSPRIVHSGLLPKDFYSSDDKLSFTSSKTPSHNTQPDSSTEFSILEGFPHNKVHNYIGGVGPIDPGPYGNMTNFLSPVDPIFFLHHSNMDRLWDVWTRKQQALKLPWLPTGQDLETLSKELFLFYVNGKGQYVGESKAGEYLNMDRFGYDYEPGFGEEIIKAPEEVTTRANQPSPVSKGTVQANNASVPVVADSIQKHIDAKKPALFAKITLPRPDMSSSLTREFDVFVGAPDNAGELNEDSPHFAGTIAFFGKMPSMEGMPMDATFTVPLPNAPQAFAEALAATPDRTAPANVKVRVVPSHGPREKMPTLKAVSIHSL encoded by the coding sequence ATTGCCCCCCACGGCAATTGGTGGTTCTATGTCTGGCACCGCGGTTATCTCGGCTATTTCGAAGAGACCATTCGCAACCTGAGCGGCGACCCGACCTTCGCGATTCCCTATTGGGATTGGACGACCTTGCCCGAGATCCCCGCTGCCATGTTCGACGGCCTCCTGACGCCTCGCGACATGGGGTTCGAGCCTTACACCGGCAACCTCGGGCGCTTCACTGCTTTTGCTAAGCCCGCTCTCGAGAAATACTGGAATAGCCTTACTCCGGCCCAAAAAAACCAGCTCAACGTCCGTGGTTACACGGAATTCGAGCTCCTCTGGAACGATGTCACAGGCTATAGCCCTAAAAACCAATTCGGGATCTCGGGCAACATGGGCTACGCCATCACCTGTGGAGCGCGGTATCTCACTCGCGACAATCCGAAGCTCGACAAAAAAACCGCCTATGACGTGTCCCCCCGGATTGTCCACAGCGGGTTGTTACCAAAGGATTTTTACAGCTCGGACGACAAGCTGAGCTTCACCAGTTCCAAGACTCCTTCGCATAACACTCAGCCGGACAGTTCGACGGAGTTCTCCATCCTGGAAGGGTTCCCGCATAACAAGGTTCACAATTACATCGGCGGTGTCGGCCCGATCGATCCCGGACCGTACGGCAACATGACGAACTTCCTGTCGCCGGTCGATCCGATCTTCTTCCTGCACCACTCGAATATGGACCGGCTCTGGGATGTCTGGACGCGCAAACAGCAGGCACTGAAGCTGCCCTGGCTGCCCACTGGGCAGGATCTCGAAACGCTCTCCAAAGAGCTGTTCCTGTTTTACGTCAACGGCAAAGGTCAATACGTGGGCGAAAGCAAGGCGGGAGAATATTTGAACATGGACCGGTTTGGGTATGACTATGAGCCCGGCTTCGGCGAAGAAATTATCAAAGCGCCTGAGGAGGTGACCACCCGCGCGAATCAGCCATCGCCGGTCTCAAAAGGAACCGTGCAAGCCAATAACGCGTCCGTCCCGGTGGTCGCTGACTCCATTCAAAAGCACATTGACGCAAAGAAACCCGCACTTTTCGCGAAGATCACCCTCCCACGTCCCGATATGAGTTCGTCCCTAACCCGCGAATTTGACGTCTTCGTCGGCGCCCCGGACAACGCCGGGGAGCTGAATGAGGACAGCCCCCATTTCGCAGGGACCATCGCGTTTTTCGGCAAGATGCCCAGCATGGAGGGCATGCCGATGGATGCAACCTTTACGGTCCCGCTGCCCAATGCGCCGCAGGCCTTTGCGGAAGCTCTTGCCGCCACCCCGGACAGGACGGCCCCGGCTAACGTTAAAGTCCGTGTCGTGCCTTCTCACGGCCCACGGGAAAAGATGCCGACGCTCAAGGCGGTCTCAATCCACTCCTTGTAG
- a CDS encoding 5'-3' exonuclease H3TH domain-containing protein — translation MVVHLIDGTYELFRHFYGLRRFTKGADRPYGAVVGVLQGVLQMIETGDMYIGVGTDHVIESFRNRLWTGYKTGDGIEPALWAQFHPLEEALAAMGVVVWPMIELEADDALASAAHIASKNKKVEKVAIWTPDKDLGQCVRDTRVVQIDGRRKIIRDAAAIREKFGVDPPLIPDLLALVGDAADGYPGIPGIGMKGAAELLNRYGPIEKFPPNILGQQRKLALLFKKLATLRTDAPLFKNVETLRWRGPTPAFAAWAEKMEAPRLLERAEKAASQ, via the coding sequence ATGGTGGTCCATCTCATTGACGGCACGTACGAGCTCTTCCGGCACTTCTACGGGTTGCGACGTTTCACCAAAGGCGCCGACCGGCCTTACGGCGCCGTGGTTGGGGTGCTCCAAGGCGTCCTGCAGATGATTGAGACGGGTGACATGTACATCGGCGTCGGCACGGACCACGTGATCGAGTCGTTTCGGAATCGGCTTTGGACAGGATACAAGACTGGCGACGGGATCGAGCCGGCGCTCTGGGCGCAGTTCCATCCGCTCGAAGAAGCACTGGCCGCGATGGGCGTTGTCGTCTGGCCGATGATTGAGCTCGAAGCTGATGATGCGCTCGCGTCGGCGGCGCACATTGCGTCGAAGAACAAGAAGGTGGAGAAAGTCGCGATCTGGACGCCGGACAAAGACCTGGGGCAATGCGTCCGGGATACGCGCGTCGTCCAGATCGATGGTCGCCGCAAGATCATTCGCGATGCCGCCGCGATCCGCGAAAAATTCGGCGTCGATCCGCCGCTCATCCCCGATCTGCTCGCGCTCGTGGGTGATGCGGCGGACGGCTATCCAGGCATTCCCGGAATCGGCATGAAAGGCGCCGCCGAGCTTTTGAACCGCTACGGCCCGATTGAAAAGTTTCCGCCAAACATTCTGGGCCAACAGCGAAAGCTCGCGCTGCTGTTCAAGAAGCTTGCGACCCTGCGCACCGACGCGCCGCTCTTCAAAAATGTCGAAACCCTCCGCTGGCGCGGGCCCACTCCGGCATTCGCCGCATGGGCAGAGAAAATGGAGGCACCGCGACTCCTCGAGCGGGCGGAAAAAGCGGCCAGTCAATAA